One Entomomonas asaccharolytica DNA segment encodes these proteins:
- a CDS encoding flotillin family protein, which yields MSGLVMLAMLAGGVVGLILMLVLIIKSFYIKVPQGTALIVNNLSAIPKVTFTGALVYPVIYKKEFMKISLITLDIDRRGTEGLICKDNIRADITVAFYLKVNATQEDVLKVAKSVGADRASDHTAVATLFNAKFSEALKTVGKKFNFEELFADRKRFRDEIMQAIGEDLNGYSLEDAAIDYLDQTPIEHLKNTNIMDAEGIRKIVERTSSEIVKTNELDRDKDLAITKKNVETQEATLALERQRADAENRQKREIETTKAREEAETQKVQAEERIKAEVAQKQAEQEIGKADINTQRELEVTELNKKRVLVEQEEGVTQAQQEAIVKREREVELQRIDKEKALEAERTAIANIIRDRVAVERTVAKEEEAIKEVREVSEADRSKQVSIIEAQADAERDLVRQVKQAEADAETSKHKAVEINNMAQAELEAAAKKAESQKRLAEGVQAERAAPGLADARVREVQASVREKEGLVEAKLTAERGIAEAKAVEEKGLAEARVIEFKADANEKQGLAEAKVQMELMLSEAKGKEEQGFVEARVTEAAAVAKEKEGLVEAKVMEEKLAAQARGEEQVGIVKAKVSRDVGDAEAEVLLKRMRAEATGLAEKFTSLNALSDSARAHEEFRLQLEKTFEQAITAIAANKEIAKEQAEVLAAGLAKTKIDVVGGEGEFFEKFSKALAVGKSLDGFVNSSSVAQGAIQQLLAATAERVASTGTKSTPKTDD from the coding sequence ATGTCAGGTTTAGTTATGCTTGCTATGTTAGCAGGAGGAGTTGTAGGGCTTATTCTAATGTTGGTACTTATAATAAAGTCTTTTTATATTAAGGTACCACAGGGAACAGCATTAATTGTTAATAATTTGTCAGCAATACCTAAAGTAACGTTCACTGGTGCATTAGTTTATCCAGTGATTTATAAAAAGGAATTTATGAAAATTTCTTTGATTACTTTAGATATTGATCGTCGTGGTACTGAGGGGTTAATTTGTAAAGATAATATCCGTGCTGATATTACAGTAGCTTTTTATTTAAAAGTAAATGCTACTCAAGAAGATGTGTTAAAAGTAGCTAAATCAGTAGGTGCTGACCGTGCTTCAGATCATACCGCAGTAGCTACCTTATTTAATGCTAAATTCTCTGAAGCATTAAAAACAGTAGGTAAGAAATTTAATTTTGAAGAGTTATTTGCTGATCGTAAGCGTTTCCGTGATGAAATTATGCAAGCAATAGGTGAAGATCTTAATGGTTACTCACTAGAAGATGCGGCTATTGACTATCTGGATCAAACGCCTATTGAACACTTAAAAAATACTAATATTATGGATGCAGAAGGTATCCGTAAGATTGTAGAAAGAACCTCTTCTGAAATTGTTAAAACTAATGAATTAGATCGTGATAAAGATTTAGCAATTACTAAGAAAAATGTTGAAACTCAAGAAGCAACTTTAGCATTAGAACGTCAAAGAGCGGATGCTGAAAATAGACAAAAACGTGAAATTGAAACGACTAAAGCACGTGAAGAAGCTGAAACTCAAAAAGTTCAAGCAGAAGAACGTATTAAAGCAGAAGTTGCTCAAAAACAAGCTGAACAAGAAATTGGTAAAGCAGATATTAATACGCAACGTGAGTTAGAAGTTACAGAATTAAATAAAAAACGTGTATTAGTTGAACAAGAAGAAGGTGTAACTCAAGCTCAACAAGAAGCCATTGTTAAGCGTGAGCGTGAAGTTGAATTACAACGTATTGATAAAGAAAAGGCATTAGAAGCAGAGCGTACAGCGATTGCTAATATTATTCGTGATCGTGTGGCGGTTGAGCGTACTGTAGCTAAAGAAGAAGAAGCGATTAAAGAAGTGCGTGAAGTATCAGAAGCTGATCGTTCTAAACAAGTAAGTATTATTGAAGCTCAAGCAGACGCAGAACGTGATTTAGTACGTCAAGTGAAGCAAGCTGAAGCTGATGCAGAAACCTCTAAGCATAAAGCTGTTGAAATTAATAATATGGCTCAAGCTGAATTAGAAGCGGCTGCTAAAAAAGCAGAGTCACAAAAGCGTTTGGCAGAAGGTGTTCAAGCAGAGCGTGCAGCACCAGGTTTAGCAGATGCAAGAGTGCGTGAAGTACAAGCTTCTGTTCGTGAAAAAGAAGGTTTGGTTGAAGCAAAACTAACTGCTGAAAGAGGTATCGCAGAAGCTAAAGCAGTAGAAGAAAAAGGTTTAGCAGAAGCACGTGTGATTGAGTTTAAAGCCGATGCTAATGAGAAACAAGGACTTGCCGAAGCTAAAGTACAAATGGAACTTATGCTTTCTGAAGCAAAAGGCAAAGAAGAGCAAGGTTTTGTTGAAGCTCGTGTTACTGAGGCTGCAGCCGTTGCTAAGGAAAAAGAAGGCTTGGTAGAAGCTAAAGTAATGGAAGAAAAACTAGCTGCCCAAGCACGTGGTGAAGAACAAGTAGGTATCGTGAAGGCGAAAGTAAGCCGTGATGTAGGTGATGCAGAAGCTGAAGTACTATTAAAACGTATGAGAGCTGAAGCAACAGGTCTTGCTGAGAAATTTACTTCGCTTAATGCACTTTCTGATAGCGCTCGTGCGCATGAAGAGTTCCGTTTACAATTGGAAAAAACCTTCGAACAAGCTATTACTGCAATTGCAGCTAATAAAGAAATCGCTAAAGAGCAAGCAGAGGTATTGGCTGCTGGTCTGGCTAAAACTAAGATTGATGTTGTGGGTGGTGAAGGTGAATTCTTTGAGAAATTCTCTAAAGCATTGGCTGTGGGTAAATCACTTGATGGCTTTGTAAATAGTAGCTCAGTGGCGCAAGGAGCAATCCAGCAGTTATTAGCTGCCACTGCCGAACGAGTAGCAAGCACAGGCACGAAAAGCACACCAAAAACTGATGATTAA
- a CDS encoding DNA repair ATPase, whose protein sequence is MVDSQAVAQEQDLLDKAVAEGGAYEVLNKRLQDQGQQLRKQIEVINQKRLEEFKRSDMEVIGRIRIRTENNSVARDIVRAGDWLLFGYNVFLGLKKETRVEDVFSLYKLIEVEEGFDVEHVELDGTFLKEPNFVRDYTELYAYYKDARLLQLTQNNGKLLASFQMGDKITDIRVFRWALSADHKQISYIDNRGERDIALPAPYDFEWQKTNREMRVNGKFPHINILDTVFVETTGGDLTIKVENNTTTGLGIYSEPVTDKTQSVDDASIEYAQLGSLILLKILPYREEVWRYLVYNTITQNVERIDAIGQSCVQLPEDHGIIFPGGYYLQNGEYKKFDQSMEGMRFKRSVKSPNGEDVLYIFYEPSEGRSVLFTYNMIERRLQNPILGHGYARFDDGKMVIFASEGNEPIRVHPMQIWQTPYLSEEFAARQPTRNTFWGRIGNPELVRGISDLYSLGRDIDSKSVSVNHYNLIRENIRKLLDSYSWLTDKHCGDIVHSVREIAATSEAVLDEYEKVESIRRQSAETLAQAEKQQKALITSLRPDSWETIQEYVDALHAITKQLGHLLTIRDYRYMDVARVEALEEQLKKSQQHISEATGVFLSTAEALEPFSEKLEALDAEAQTATTVVQLEEPLAGLKGLGDDLDTLSQLMSTLKIDDANQRTLIVEAISAIYGRLNQARARSEQRRKSLRSNESVAQFGAQFTLFTQSITNALSLATDPERCDDQLSRLLVQLEELESQFSDNEEFLTDILAKREELLETFDTHKQALLDERQRKAQSLQDAALRILESMKRRTERFTTQEELNAFFAGDPLALKLRELSEKLRELKDSVRADDLDARLKSTKDQAVRSLRDKSEIFEAGGNIIKLGPRHRFSVNTQELDLTIMPRGDQLYTHLTGTDYFESLGTTELDELRDYWQYTTDSESPNLYRGEYLAGLILQAAEQNKEGLSIDLLEQQLRDPAQLEKTVREFAAPRYRDGYERGIHDHDACLLLAKLIPMHRSVGLLRYPPLARGFATLFWGRWKENIEAEKWPERAHTAMNMAQLFGSQQALKDLQLEITQAMDSYLEVHALPVDKQERSMAAEYLVAVLSAGVNIEFTFTRYAKQLMETLQKRLEEAHMWLGYQQSLANLQGRTLARWELAERWFTALCQTNDNNLVIETDDDLAALQSYIPEAVALSLLDNAVIWRFTEMDLRFSIEGLMGEHTRIQNTKMILGIDDFYERFAYQQQVFVPNFKRYQEYRQEVINRERNALRLEEFKPKPLSSFVRNRLINDIYLSVIGDNLAKQMGTVGENKRTDLMGLLMLISPPGYGKTTLMEYVANRLGLIFMKINGPAIGHEVTSVDPAQAPNATARQELEKLNLALEMGNNVMLYVDDIQHTNPEFLQKFISLCDGTRRIEGVWKEKTKTYDMRGKKFCVIMAGNPYTESGEVFKIPDMLANRADIYNLGDVLGGMEDVFRLSYIENCLTSNPVLAPLATRDMADLYRFIDKAEGKPFSSNELSYDYSTAEVNEIVATLQHLMSARDLVYRVNLQYIASAAQADKYRIEPPFKLQGSYRNMNKLAEKITAVMNQQELMQLLEDHYQGEAQLLTTGAEENLLKLAEIRGNMTEQQQQRWEQIKRDFLRNKSMGGDDNIGNRVVAQLVDLSEGVKNIATRPEPERAPWDNVIGQFAELVAALKQKPEPAPWDKMLSGIAHIAEVMDKDPEPAPWDKVTKPLAKISEALQDKPETNIQVVNQPVPGLDAVLTTLAETLEYSFMPMLKTMDRKLDLDLRNHQRMQDIITELKLLGQHVGMHPKQSIETKVTAGKPTTSSYQEDAE, encoded by the coding sequence ATGGTTGATTCCCAAGCAGTAGCACAAGAGCAAGACTTATTAGATAAAGCAGTTGCTGAAGGTGGTGCTTATGAAGTATTGAATAAGCGCTTACAAGATCAAGGTCAGCAATTACGCAAGCAAATAGAAGTTATTAATCAAAAGCGTTTAGAAGAATTTAAACGTAGTGACATGGAAGTGATTGGGCGAATTCGTATTCGCACCGAAAATAATAGTGTTGCTCGTGATATTGTACGTGCAGGTGATTGGTTACTGTTTGGATACAATGTATTTTTAGGCCTTAAAAAAGAAACTCGTGTAGAAGATGTTTTTTCACTGTATAAATTGATTGAGGTGGAAGAAGGCTTTGATGTTGAGCACGTAGAATTAGACGGAACTTTTTTAAAAGAACCGAATTTTGTACGGGATTATACAGAGCTCTATGCATACTATAAGGATGCTCGTTTATTACAACTGACCCAAAATAATGGCAAGTTATTAGCGAGCTTCCAAATGGGTGATAAGATAACGGATATTCGCGTTTTCCGTTGGGCACTGTCTGCTGATCATAAGCAAATTAGTTATATTGATAACCGTGGTGAACGTGATATTGCGTTACCTGCGCCATATGATTTTGAGTGGCAAAAAACTAACCGCGAAATGCGAGTAAATGGTAAATTTCCCCATATTAATATTTTAGATACTGTGTTTGTAGAAACTACAGGTGGTGATCTCACCATTAAAGTAGAAAATAACACAACCACTGGATTAGGTATCTATAGCGAACCTGTAACAGACAAAACACAGTCAGTTGATGATGCCTCTATTGAATATGCTCAATTAGGTAGTTTAATTTTATTAAAAATATTACCTTATAGAGAAGAGGTATGGCGTTATTTAGTTTATAACACCATTACGCAAAATGTAGAGCGTATAGATGCGATTGGCCAGTCTTGTGTGCAATTGCCAGAAGATCACGGCATTATATTCCCTGGTGGTTATTACCTACAAAATGGTGAATATAAAAAGTTTGATCAGTCGATGGAGGGAATGCGGTTTAAGCGTTCTGTAAAATCTCCCAATGGCGAAGATGTACTTTATATTTTTTATGAGCCAAGCGAAGGGCGTAGTGTATTATTTACCTATAATATGATTGAAAGACGCCTTCAAAATCCTATTTTGGGGCATGGTTATGCACGTTTTGATGATGGCAAAATGGTTATTTTTGCCAGTGAAGGTAATGAGCCTATTCGTGTACATCCTATGCAAATCTGGCAAACACCTTATTTATCAGAAGAATTTGCAGCAAGACAACCTACCCGTAATACATTTTGGGGACGTATAGGTAACCCTGAGCTAGTAAGGGGCATTTCTGATCTTTATAGTTTAGGCCGAGACATTGATAGTAAATCAGTGTCCGTTAATCACTATAATTTAATTCGTGAAAATATCCGTAAATTATTAGATAGCTATAGTTGGTTAACAGATAAGCATTGTGGCGATATTGTCCATTCTGTTAGGGAAATTGCTGCAACCAGTGAGGCTGTTTTAGATGAATATGAAAAAGTAGAAAGTATTCGTCGCCAATCTGCTGAAACACTCGCGCAAGCAGAAAAACAACAAAAAGCATTAATTACTTCTTTACGACCTGATAGTTGGGAAACTATTCAAGAGTATGTAGATGCACTGCATGCCATTACCAAACAGTTAGGCCACTTATTAACAATACGTGACTACCGTTATATGGATGTCGCACGTGTTGAAGCTTTAGAAGAGCAATTAAAAAAATCACAGCAACATATTTCAGAAGCTACAGGTGTATTTTTATCAACTGCAGAAGCACTAGAGCCATTTTCAGAGAAATTAGAAGCTTTAGACGCGGAGGCGCAAACTGCCACAACCGTTGTGCAGTTGGAAGAACCATTGGCTGGCCTGAAAGGGCTAGGTGATGATCTGGATACGCTCTCTCAGTTAATGAGTACATTAAAAATTGATGATGCCAATCAACGTACTTTAATTGTTGAAGCTATTTCAGCCATTTATGGCCGCTTAAATCAAGCTAGAGCAAGGTCTGAACAACGTCGTAAATCATTACGTAGCAACGAATCAGTGGCTCAATTTGGTGCTCAGTTTACACTGTTCACCCAATCCATTACCAATGCGTTATCGTTAGCTACTGATCCTGAGCGTTGTGATGATCAGTTATCTCGTTTATTAGTACAGTTAGAAGAGTTAGAGAGCCAGTTTAGTGATAACGAAGAGTTTTTAACAGATATTCTGGCTAAACGTGAAGAGTTATTAGAAACATTTGATACCCATAAACAAGCTTTATTGGATGAAAGGCAACGTAAAGCACAGTCTTTACAAGATGCTGCGCTGCGTATTTTAGAGAGTATGAAGCGTCGCACAGAGCGTTTTACGACTCAGGAAGAGTTAAATGCATTCTTTGCAGGTGATCCGTTAGCTTTAAAATTACGTGAGTTATCAGAAAAATTAAGGGAATTAAAAGACAGCGTAAGGGCAGATGACCTTGATGCGCGTTTAAAATCCACGAAAGATCAAGCTGTTCGTAGTTTAAGAGATAAGTCTGAAATCTTTGAGGCGGGTGGTAATATTATTAAACTAGGGCCTCGCCACCGCTTTAGTGTTAATACCCAAGAGCTTGATTTAACTATTATGCCACGGGGCGATCAACTTTATACACATTTAACAGGTACAGATTATTTTGAGTCCTTAGGAACTACCGAGTTAGATGAGTTACGTGACTACTGGCAATATACTACCGATTCAGAGTCACCCAATTTATATCGTGGTGAGTATTTAGCTGGACTTATTTTACAGGCAGCAGAGCAAAACAAAGAGGGTTTAAGTATTGATCTGTTAGAGCAACAGTTAAGAGATCCTGCCCAATTAGAAAAAACAGTACGTGAATTTGCAGCTCCTCGTTATCGTGATGGTTATGAGCGTGGTATTCATGATCATGATGCTTGTTTATTGTTAGCTAAATTAATTCCAATGCATCGCAGTGTAGGATTATTACGCTATCCTCCTTTAGCACGCGGCTTTGCCACTCTATTTTGGGGACGTTGGAAAGAAAATATTGAAGCTGAAAAGTGGCCTGAACGTGCACATACTGCAATGAATATGGCACAGTTATTTGGCAGTCAGCAAGCATTAAAAGATTTACAGCTAGAAATTACGCAAGCAATGGATAGTTATTTAGAGGTTCATGCCCTACCTGTTGATAAGCAAGAGCGCTCAATGGCTGCTGAATATTTAGTAGCGGTGCTTTCTGCTGGCGTAAATATTGAGTTTACTTTTACTCGCTACGCTAAACAGTTGATGGAAACGTTACAAAAACGTTTAGAAGAAGCACATATGTGGCTTGGTTATCAACAGTCTTTAGCTAATTTACAAGGCCGTACTTTAGCCCGCTGGGAATTAGCAGAGCGATGGTTTACAGCACTTTGTCAGACTAATGATAATAATTTAGTGATTGAAACCGATGATGACTTAGCAGCTTTACAAAGTTATATCCCAGAGGCTGTAGCACTCAGTTTATTAGATAATGCAGTAATCTGGCGTTTTACGGAAATGGATTTGCGTTTTTCTATAGAAGGACTGATGGGAGAGCATACACGTATCCAAAATACCAAAATGATTCTAGGTATTGATGATTTTTATGAGCGTTTTGCTTATCAACAACAAGTATTTGTGCCTAATTTCAAACGATATCAAGAATATCGCCAAGAAGTTATTAATCGTGAAAGAAATGCGCTCCGTTTAGAAGAGTTTAAACCTAAGCCTTTGAGTTCATTTGTTCGTAACCGTTTAATCAATGATATTTATTTAAGTGTGATTGGTGATAACTTAGCTAAGCAAATGGGTACAGTAGGTGAAAATAAGCGTACCGACTTAATGGGTTTGTTAATGCTTATTTCCCCTCCTGGTTATGGTAAAACTACCTTGATGGAATATGTGGCTAATCGCTTGGGGTTAATCTTTATGAAGATTAACGGCCCTGCAATTGGTCATGAAGTTACCTCAGTTGACCCTGCGCAAGCACCTAATGCTACGGCTAGACAGGAATTAGAAAAGCTCAATCTAGCTTTAGAAATGGGTAATAATGTGATGTTGTATGTGGATGACATACAACATACCAACCCTGAATTTTTGCAAAAGTTTATTTCACTTTGTGATGGTACACGTCGTATTGAAGGTGTATGGAAAGAAAAAACTAAAACTTATGATATGCGTGGTAAAAAATTCTGTGTCATTATGGCAGGCAACCCTTATACAGAGTCAGGTGAAGTCTTTAAAATACCTGATATGTTAGCTAACCGTGCCGATATCTATAATTTAGGTGATGTATTGGGTGGTATGGAAGATGTTTTCCGTCTTAGCTATATTGAAAACTGCTTAACCTCCAATCCAGTACTAGCACCTTTAGCTACTCGTGATATGGCAGACCTTTACCGTTTTATTGACAAAGCAGAGGGCAAACCTTTCTCAAGTAATGAGCTAAGTTACGATTACAGTACAGCAGAGGTTAACGAGATTGTTGCTACTTTACAGCACTTAATGAGTGCTCGTGACTTAGTCTATAGAGTGAACTTACAGTATATAGCTAGTGCAGCGCAAGCAGATAAATATCGTATTGAGCCGCCATTCAAGTTACAAGGAAGTTATCGTAATATGAATAAGCTAGCGGAAAAAATTACAGCGGTAATGAATCAGCAAGAGCTAATGCAATTGCTTGAAGACCATTATCAAGGTGAAGCACAGCTTTTAACAACAGGTGCTGAAGAAAACCTACTTAAACTAGCTGAAATACGCGGTAATATGACTGAACAGCAACAACAGCGTTGGGAACAAATTAAACGTGATTTCTTGCGTAATAAGTCAATGGGTGGTGATGATAATATTGGTAACCGAGTGGTTGCACAGCTAGTTGATTTGTCAGAAGGTGTTAAAAATATTGCAACACGCCCTGAACCAGAACGCGCACCATGGGATAATGTAATAGGGCAGTTTGCTGAATTAGTCGCTGCCTTAAAACAAAAACCAGAGCCAGCCCCTTGGGATAAAATGCTTTCTGGTATAGCCCATATAGCTGAGGTAATGGATAAAGACCCTGAACCTGCACCATGGGATAAAGTAACAAAACCATTGGCGAAAATTAGTGAGGCTTTACAAGATAAGCCAGAAACTAATATTCAAGTGGTAAATCAACCTGTGCCGGGTTTAGATGCAGTATTAACCACATTAGCTGAAACACTTGAATATAGCTTTATGCCTATGTTAAAAACCATGGATAGAAAGCTAGATTTAGACTTACGTAATCATCAGCGCATGCAAGATATTATTACCGAGTTAAAACTACTAGGGCAGCACGTAGGTATGCATCCTAAACAATCAATTGAGACAAAAGTGACAGCAGGCAAACCTACAACAAGTTCTTATCAAGAAGATGCTGAGTAA
- a CDS encoding rhomboid family intramembrane serine protease, protein MLSKQIRIVLAITVLMVIIHIINMVLAGGLASYGVVPRQLDKLWGIFTSPWIHSGVLHLLGNLSCFVVLAWLCMLRSIRYFMLASLFIIVVGGLLLWVVGRTASHIGASGWIFGLWGLLLGNAYFDRTIKNILICILVMLLYGGFIFGLLPSAEVSFEGHITGMLSGILFAWLTVNNKSLKAALAVKQSR, encoded by the coding sequence ATGCTGAGTAAGCAAATAAGAATAGTACTGGCTATCACTGTATTAATGGTAATTATTCATATCATTAATATGGTCTTAGCTGGAGGTCTAGCAAGTTATGGTGTTGTTCCTCGTCAACTAGACAAATTATGGGGTATTTTTACTTCACCATGGATTCATAGTGGTGTATTACACTTGCTAGGTAATTTATCTTGTTTTGTGGTGTTGGCATGGCTTTGTATGCTGCGTTCCATACGCTATTTTATGCTTGCCAGCCTTTTTATTATTGTAGTGGGGGGCTTATTATTATGGGTAGTGGGAAGAACAGCTTCTCATATTGGTGCTAGTGGTTGGATATTCGGCTTATGGGGATTACTATTAGGGAATGCTTATTTTGATAGAACTATAAAAAATATCCTAATTTGTATCCTAGTCATGCTTTTATATGGTGGTTTTATTTTTGGCTTATTACCAAGTGCAGAGGTATCTTTCGAAGGGCATATTACAGGTATGTTAAGTGGTATTTTATTTGCTTGGCTTACAGTAAATAATAAATCTTTAAAGGCTGCTTTAGCAGTTAAACAGAGTAGGTAG
- a CDS encoding ATP-binding protein: MLVPAKWFFASRLNLWGLVSIRVLVLSLQIISVAICYIYKLFDLPWDVLIFSFVGSAILCILTVIRLTYISWPVSDIEYTIQLSYDLTIHCLLLYCTGGATNPFVSYFLVPITIAAATLPWFYTLCLVGYAILGYSLLWIWNIPLQIQSVWAGDTETLLINLHLVGMWLSFTFSTVLIGFFVSQMAIALRQQDQKIAEWREEGLHDQQLLAVAAQAAGAAHELGTPLSTMNVLLKDLQDTYTDKALQDDLALLQSQVQLCKGSLQQLVRAAEAERLHDIKLQTVASWLHTILQRWHLMRPEVSYHYQCLGKNDEPMFKPHTILSQALLNILNNAADACPEEIDIELAWTKSDFTISIHDKGSGIPSFMEDGLAKPFVSTKEKGFGLGLYLSQVSVIRAGGSLKLYNHKEQGTIAILQLPRIKNQS, translated from the coding sequence ATGTTAGTTCCAGCAAAATGGTTTTTCGCTAGTCGACTTAATTTATGGGGACTGGTTTCAATACGTGTATTAGTACTGTCTTTACAGATTATTTCAGTAGCTATTTGCTATATTTATAAGCTATTTGATTTACCGTGGGATGTGCTTATTTTTTCTTTTGTTGGTTCAGCTATTTTATGTATTTTAACGGTAATTCGATTAACTTATATTTCATGGCCTGTTTCTGATATTGAATACACTATACAACTTTCTTACGATTTAACCATTCACTGTCTACTCTTATATTGTACTGGAGGAGCTACTAATCCTTTTGTATCTTACTTTTTAGTACCCATTACCATTGCCGCGGCTACTTTGCCTTGGTTTTATACACTTTGTTTAGTGGGATATGCCATTTTAGGCTATAGTTTATTGTGGATTTGGAATATCCCATTACAAATTCAAAGTGTTTGGGCGGGCGATACTGAAACACTATTAATTAATTTACATTTAGTGGGCATGTGGTTAAGCTTCACCTTCTCTACGGTATTGATTGGCTTTTTTGTAAGTCAAATGGCTATTGCTTTACGTCAGCAAGACCAAAAAATAGCAGAATGGCGTGAAGAAGGATTACATGATCAGCAGTTACTGGCTGTAGCTGCGCAAGCAGCAGGTGCTGCACATGAATTAGGTACACCCTTATCGACGATGAATGTATTATTAAAAGATTTACAAGATACTTATACTGATAAGGCATTGCAGGATGATTTAGCATTATTACAAAGCCAAGTTCAGCTATGTAAGGGAAGTTTGCAACAATTAGTTCGAGCAGCAGAAGCTGAACGACTGCATGATATAAAGCTACAAACGGTTGCCAGTTGGTTACATACTATATTACAACGTTGGCATTTAATGAGGCCAGAAGTGAGCTATCATTATCAATGTTTAGGCAAAAATGATGAGCCGATGTTTAAACCTCATACGATATTGAGTCAGGCACTACTAAATATTCTAAATAATGCAGCAGATGCTTGCCCTGAGGAGATTGATATTGAGTTAGCATGGACTAAAAGTGATTTTACTATTAGTATTCATGATAAAGGATCAGGTATACCTTCGTTTATGGAAGATGGCTTGGCTAAGCCCTTCGTTTCTACGAAAGAAAAAGGATTTGGTTTAGGTTTATACTTAAGTCAGGTAAGTGTTATTCGTGCAGGTGGTAGTTTGAAGTTGTATAATCATAAAGAACAGGGGACAATAGCGATCTTGCAATTACCACGCATAAAAAATCAATCATAA
- a CDS encoding response regulator transcription factor gives MTEEVLFDGEEQPHLLLVDDDETFTHIMARVLARKGLRVSIASTSDEALKIANEDTPEYAVVDLKMNGESGLVLLPKLLEVDAEMRVVILTGYSSIATAVEAIKRGACNYLCKPADVDDVLAALLAKHVDVDKLIPDSPMSVDRLEWEHIQRVLSEYDGNISATARALGMHRRTLQRKLQKRPVRR, from the coding sequence ATGACAGAAGAAGTTTTATTTGATGGGGAAGAGCAACCACATTTGTTATTGGTGGATGACGATGAGACCTTTACTCATATTATGGCGCGAGTATTGGCTCGTAAAGGTTTACGTGTTTCAATTGCTAGCACTTCTGATGAAGCGTTAAAAATAGCCAACGAAGATACACCAGAATATGCTGTTGTTGATTTAAAAATGAATGGTGAGTCTGGCCTAGTATTGCTACCTAAGTTGTTAGAAGTTGATGCGGAAATGCGTGTTGTGATTTTAACAGGCTATTCTAGTATTGCTACAGCAGTTGAAGCAATTAAAAGAGGTGCTTGTAATTACTTATGTAAGCCAGCCGATGTAGATGACGTATTAGCAGCCTTATTGGCTAAGCATGTGGATGTTGATAAGTTAATTCCAGATAGTCCTATGTCTGTGGATCGTTTAGAGTGGGAACATATTCAGCGCGTGCTAAGTGAGTACGATGGCAATATTTCTGCGACTGCCAGAGCATTAGGTATGCATCGTCGTACATTACAACGTAAGCTACAAAAACGACCAGTAAGACGTTAA
- the ybaK gene encoding Cys-tRNA(Pro) deacylase, which yields MTPAIALLKKQKVTHQVVTYEHDPQADSYGLEAAEKLGVPADNIFKTLLVTNDKKELFVGIVPVLKKLDLKEIAHAVGAKKVEMANPDVAQRVTGYLVGGISPLGQKKRLVTVIDDSAEELDIIYVSGGRRGLDIALAPKDLAELLKAQFAPIGKGKE from the coding sequence ATGACACCTGCTATTGCATTATTAAAGAAACAAAAGGTAACCCATCAAGTGGTTACTTATGAGCATGATCCACAAGCTGATTCTTATGGTTTAGAAGCAGCAGAAAAATTGGGTGTACCAGCAGACAATATTTTTAAAACATTGTTGGTAACCAATGATAAAAAAGAACTTTTTGTGGGCATTGTGCCTGTTTTAAAGAAGCTTGATTTAAAAGAAATAGCACATGCTGTAGGCGCTAAAAAAGTAGAAATGGCAAACCCAGATGTTGCACAAAGAGTAACTGGTTATTTAGTAGGTGGTATAAGTCCGTTAGGGCAAAAGAAACGTTTAGTTACTGTGATAGATGACTCAGCAGAAGAGTTAGATATTATCTATGTAAGTGGTGGCCGTAGAGGGTTAGATATAGCATTGGCACCAAAAGATTTAGCTGAGCTATTAAAAGCTCAATTTGCGCCCATTGGTAAAGGTAAAGAGTAA